In Candidatus Kaistella beijingensis, a genomic segment contains:
- a CDS encoding YpdA family putative bacillithiol disulfide reductase, translating to MEIFDIIIIGGGPIGLNCALEAEKHQLKYLVIEKGTIVNSLYHYPLYMRFFSTAEKLEIAEIPFITTSPKPGRQDALEYYQGIARQRNINIKLYEKVLKVCKNQFFEVETSRQTYLAKNVVIATGFYDIPNFLNIKGEDLPKVKHYYTEPYPYSKQKIVVIGASNSAVDAALETYRKGAEVTMIIKSSEISKSVKYWVKPDIENRIAEGSILAHFNSEVVEIKEDSVIFKDKNGETHEIKNDFVLAMTGYLPDFDFLRNSGIELIGENLNPIYNPETMETNIENLYLAGVVCGGKDTHLWFIENSRVHAEMIVNNILKCI from the coding sequence ATGGAAATCTTCGACATCATAATCATCGGTGGTGGACCAATTGGTTTGAACTGCGCTTTGGAAGCTGAAAAACATCAACTTAAATATTTGGTTATCGAGAAAGGGACGATTGTCAATTCCCTCTATCATTATCCACTTTATATGCGTTTTTTTTCGACGGCCGAAAAGCTTGAAATTGCTGAAATTCCATTTATCACTACTTCGCCAAAACCCGGAAGACAGGATGCTTTAGAATATTACCAAGGAATTGCAAGACAAAGAAATATTAATATTAAGCTTTACGAAAAAGTGCTTAAAGTTTGTAAAAATCAATTTTTTGAGGTGGAAACTTCCAGACAAACTTATTTGGCAAAAAATGTTGTGATTGCCACAGGATTTTATGATATTCCAAATTTTCTTAATATTAAAGGTGAAGACTTACCGAAAGTAAAACATTATTATACCGAACCATATCCTTACTCAAAACAAAAAATTGTCGTAATTGGAGCAAGTAATTCAGCCGTTGATGCCGCATTGGAAACCTACAGAAAAGGAGCAGAAGTTACGATGATTATTAAAAGTTCAGAAATTTCAAAATCCGTTAAGTATTGGGTAAAACCTGATATTGAAAATCGAATTGCAGAAGGAAGCATTCTGGCTCACTTTAACTCTGAAGTGGTTGAAATTAAAGAAGATTCCGTTATTTTTAAAGATAAAAATGGTGAAACTCATGAAATTAAAAACGATTTTGTTCTTGCGATGACAGGTTATTTGCCAGATTTTGATTTTTTAAGAAATAGTGGAATTGAATTAATAGGAGAAAATCTAAATCCAATTTACAATCCCGAAACCATGGAAACCAATATTGAAAACCTTTATTTGGCAGGCGTTGTTTGTGGTGGCAAAGACACTCATCTGTGGTTTATAGAAAATTCCAGAGTTCATGCAGAAATGATTGTGAATAATATTTTAAAATGTATTTAA
- a CDS encoding thioredoxin family protein, translated as MKKLFSIILLSFSVLFFAQESIDFQTTTFKEVLAKAKREKKLVFMDAFASWCGPCKMMEKNIFPIKSVKEYYNANFINSRFDMEKGEGREIAMKYGIRSYPTFLFLNGDGEVVSKSYGYMDENQFLSFAKEANNPKLKNNSYKELFDKGETDPEFLINMMKLYSDSDYPLAKKVSERYFSTRKNEPMTREEVGLLLYFLKSPTDENYKIFTGRRAEIVAVMSEDIYKQFDVNIKLSSVMERSFDQKTGNINDELFYQDAIPLVGKTEAETALNRMKITLYPNIGNFAGYEKAAVSYYKNSENFDPEELLKAAWIFSEHVSDPSSLKQAQDWAEKSVMKSETAENTYILAKLYAKAGKKENAVMYAELSKHLAETQGKDATLAKKLLETLK; from the coding sequence ATGAAAAAGCTATTTTCTATCATATTATTAAGTTTTTCTGTACTTTTTTTTGCGCAGGAAAGCATTGATTTCCAAACCACCACTTTCAAAGAAGTTTTAGCAAAAGCTAAAAGAGAAAAAAAACTCGTTTTTATGGATGCTTTTGCGTCTTGGTGCGGTCCCTGTAAAATGATGGAAAAAAATATTTTTCCCATTAAGTCGGTCAAAGAGTATTACAACGCCAACTTTATTAATTCCAGATTTGACATGGAAAAAGGAGAAGGAAGAGAAATTGCCATGAAATATGGTATCCGTTCCTACCCTACCTTCTTATTTCTGAATGGCGACGGAGAGGTAGTTTCTAAATCTTATGGTTATATGGACGAAAACCAATTCCTGTCTTTTGCCAAAGAAGCCAACAATCCCAAACTGAAAAACAATTCCTACAAAGAACTTTTCGATAAAGGCGAAACAGATCCGGAATTTTTGATCAATATGATGAAATTATATTCCGACAGCGATTATCCGTTGGCAAAAAAAGTGTCGGAAAGGTATTTTTCAACCCGAAAAAATGAGCCAATGACGCGGGAAGAAGTTGGATTATTACTTTATTTCTTGAAATCTCCGACCGACGAAAATTATAAAATTTTCACCGGCAGAAGGGCTGAAATTGTGGCTGTTATGTCCGAGGATATCTACAAGCAATTTGATGTAAACATCAAGCTTTCAAGTGTGATGGAGCGATCTTTCGATCAGAAAACAGGAAATATTAATGATGAACTGTTCTACCAAGACGCCATTCCATTAGTAGGAAAAACAGAGGCAGAAACTGCTCTGAACAGAATGAAGATAACTCTATATCCCAATATTGGAAATTTTGCGGGCTATGAAAAAGCTGCCGTGAGTTACTATAAAAATTCAGAAAATTTTGATCCTGAAGAATTGCTGAAGGCAGCTTGGATTTTTAGCGAACATGTATCTGATCCTTCTTCCCTAAAGCAAGCACAGGATTGGGCTGAAAAATCGGTCATGAAATCCGAAACCGCAGAAAACACCTACATTCTGGCTAAGCTTTATGCAAAAGCAGGAAAAAAAGAAAATGCAGTAATGTATGCCGAATTATCAAAGCACCTTGCAGAAACTCAGGGGAAAGACGCCACATTAGCAAAAAAACTTTTAGAAACATTAAAATAA
- a CDS encoding DUF3575 domain-containing protein — translation MKKFIFVLALSFVTFASAQTSDSASGKKTYLKANALFLPIGMLNLGLEHQLSKKWTLQGEVFVSPWKSFMGKYAQIYMGGVEGRYYFNEAFKHWYVGGNLHFSAFNMQKWSYWSDRLAQYDPNSPFYRLSDLYQRGFSIMLGATIGYQWQINDQWNLDLFVGGGHSEGFYHGYVKGLDIRYDDAERPWNRSGEFIPYKGGLMISYRLK, via the coding sequence TTGAAAAAATTCATTTTTGTTTTGGCCCTTTCTTTTGTAACATTTGCAAGTGCTCAAACATCGGATTCCGCCTCAGGAAAAAAAACCTACCTAAAAGCCAATGCACTTTTTCTTCCCATAGGAATGCTGAATCTTGGTCTAGAACACCAGTTGAGCAAAAAATGGACGCTTCAGGGAGAGGTTTTCGTTTCACCCTGGAAATCTTTTATGGGGAAGTATGCTCAAATTTACATGGGCGGTGTTGAAGGACGGTATTACTTTAATGAAGCTTTTAAACATTGGTATGTTGGTGGTAATTTGCATTTTTCAGCTTTCAATATGCAAAAATGGAGCTACTGGAGCGATAGGTTAGCGCAATACGACCCAAATTCACCTTTTTACAGATTGTCCGATCTATACCAGAGAGGATTTTCAATTATGTTAGGTGCAACAATTGGCTACCAATGGCAAATCAACGACCAGTGGAATCTTGATCTTTTTGTGGGCGGTGGTCACTCTGAAGGGTTTTATCACGGGTATGTTAAAGGTTTAGACATTAGATATGATGACGCAGAAAGGCCTTGGAATAGAAGTGGGGAATTTATTCCATACAAAGGAGGTTTAATGATTTCGTACCGATTAAAATAA
- the dusB gene encoding tRNA dihydrouridine synthase DusB: MIKIGNIQLPDFPLLLAPMEDVSDPPFRRLCKMHGADLMYSEFISSEGLIRDAMKSRKKLDIFDYERPVGIQIFGGDEEAMALSAKIVETVNPDLVDINFGCPVKKVVCKGAGAGVLKDIDLMVRLTKAVVNSTHLPVTVKTRLGWDTETINIMEVAERLQEAGIKALTIHARTRSQMYKGEADWDYISKVKNNPNIEIPIFGNGDVDSPEKALEYRTKYDCDGIMIGRGAIGYPWIFEEIKHFFETGEKLPEPTISQRLEAVRQHAEWSAEWKGERLGLIEMRQHYSNYFRGIPHFKEWRMKFLEIFTLEEMDQVIAEADEFYRNFQFAN; this comes from the coding sequence ATGATAAAAATCGGCAATATACAATTACCGGATTTCCCTCTTTTGCTTGCACCGATGGAAGATGTTTCTGATCCTCCATTTAGAAGATTGTGCAAAATGCATGGTGCAGATTTGATGTATTCTGAGTTTATTTCTTCTGAAGGCCTCATTCGCGACGCGATGAAAAGCCGTAAAAAATTGGATATTTTTGATTATGAAAGGCCTGTAGGAATTCAAATTTTCGGTGGCGATGAAGAAGCAATGGCACTTTCTGCCAAAATTGTGGAAACGGTGAATCCAGATTTGGTAGACATCAACTTTGGTTGCCCGGTAAAAAAAGTCGTCTGCAAAGGAGCCGGAGCAGGAGTTTTAAAGGATATCGATTTAATGGTACGTCTAACGAAAGCGGTTGTAAATTCAACCCATCTTCCTGTAACGGTGAAAACCCGACTTGGTTGGGACACCGAAACCATCAACATCATGGAGGTCGCCGAAAGACTTCAGGAAGCCGGGATTAAAGCATTGACGATTCATGCAAGAACGCGATCGCAGATGTATAAAGGTGAAGCCGATTGGGATTACATCTCGAAGGTGAAAAACAATCCGAATATCGAAATTCCAATCTTCGGAAACGGCGATGTGGATTCTCCCGAAAAAGCTTTAGAGTACAGAACAAAATATGATTGCGACGGAATAATGATTGGTCGTGGCGCTATAGGATATCCATGGATTTTCGAGGAAATCAAACATTTTTTTGAGACTGGAGAAAAACTCCCTGAACCAACTATTTCACAGAGATTAGAAGCCGTTCGTCAACACGCAGAATGGAGTGCAGAATGGAAAGGCGAAAGACTTGGATTGATCGAAATGCGTCAACATTACAGCAACTATTTCCGTGGAATTCCACATTTCAAGGAATGGCGAATGAAGTTCTTGGAAATCTTTACTTTAGAAGAAATGGATCAAGTAATTGCAGAAGCCGACGAGTTTTACCGAAATTTTCAATTTGCCAATTAA
- a CDS encoding ABC transporter ATP-binding protein: protein MLKAENVTKTYNAGKKLALDDFSINVPKASIYGLLGPNGAGKTTFIRIINQITQADSGEVFINDQKLNPEHIKQIGYMPEERGLYKNMTVGDQILYFGELKGMSKNDALNQAKYWFEQLQIDQWWKKKLAELSKGMAQKIQFVVTVLHRPKLLILDEPFSGFDPVNANLIKDQILHLKNQGTTIILSTHRMESVEEMCDYVALINNSKKVLDGRVFDVREKFKKNIFGVTLSDVDGELFKNFQNQFQIEDYSTENQLLSFDIKNEKDQNSLLNELMKIGKIRSFDEKIPSMNEVFINAVQS, encoded by the coding sequence ATGCTTAAAGCAGAAAATGTAACTAAAACTTACAACGCTGGAAAAAAATTGGCGCTTGACGATTTTTCCATCAATGTTCCGAAAGCAAGCATTTACGGTCTTCTTGGACCAAACGGTGCCGGAAAAACTACATTCATCAGAATCATCAACCAAATTACGCAGGCTGATTCTGGAGAGGTTTTTATCAATGATCAAAAGTTAAATCCGGAACATATCAAGCAAATCGGTTATATGCCGGAAGAACGCGGATTGTACAAAAATATGACGGTAGGAGACCAAATTCTTTATTTCGGCGAATTGAAGGGAATGAGCAAAAACGACGCTCTAAATCAGGCTAAATATTGGTTCGAGCAACTACAGATCGATCAGTGGTGGAAGAAAAAACTTGCCGAACTTTCCAAGGGAATGGCACAGAAAATCCAGTTTGTAGTTACTGTTTTGCACCGCCCTAAATTGCTGATTTTGGATGAACCGTTTTCTGGTTTCGATCCAGTGAATGCCAACTTGATAAAAGATCAAATTCTTCATTTAAAAAATCAGGGAACCACGATTATTCTTTCAACACACCGAATGGAGAGTGTGGAAGAAATGTGCGATTACGTTGCATTAATTAATAATTCTAAAAAAGTACTGGACGGAAGAGTATTTGATGTGCGCGAAAAATTCAAGAAAAACATTTTTGGAGTGACACTTTCTGATGTGGACGGCGAATTATTTAAAAACTTTCAAAATCAATTTCAGATTGAAGATTATTCCACTGAAAATCAACTTCTCTCTTTCGACATTAAAAATGAAAAAGACCAAAATTCATTGCTAAACGAGTTGATGAAAATAGGAAAAATCCGCTCATTCGACGAGAAAATTCCGAGCATGAACGAAGTGTTCATCAATGCAGTACAATCATAA
- a CDS encoding ABC transporter permease: protein MKNIFLITKREYLTQVKKKSFVILTLLAPVLMIGFGALIAFMFKANESSNTFNIVDKSGIFVGNLKSDEKIKYVFVPQENESALTTTLKDMTGIEGLLIIPELKDNNYDELEKNSKLLINKKIGFDTKMSVIADLSRVIKKEKIKTLGLSENQIKDLDKNFDLNTKNVVDEKGADNDLSFGVKSGLSMVLMYAVFMFIIIYGVRVMRSVLEEKNNRVVEIIISSVKPFELMMGKILGVTLVALTQFSVWITMAVIGAIFLNTGFAAMQSQIPGGAQSAEMVQKFDFKQMATEVSHILLEMNFPLIIFVFIVFFLLGYIFYSSMYAAIGSAVDNETETQQFTLFAIIPLMLGMYGSFTIMNNPEGPLGFWLSIIPFTSSVAMIARIPFGVPIWQIALSMILLILSTLLMIYIAAKVYRVGILMYGNKASAKELWKWIRS, encoded by the coding sequence ATGAAAAACATATTCCTCATCACCAAACGCGAATATCTTACCCAGGTAAAAAAGAAATCTTTCGTTATTCTCACCCTTCTTGCGCCAGTTTTAATGATTGGTTTTGGGGCTTTAATTGCGTTTATGTTCAAAGCGAATGAAAGTTCCAATACTTTTAACATTGTAGATAAAAGCGGAATTTTTGTAGGAAATCTTAAAAGTGATGAAAAAATAAAGTACGTTTTCGTTCCACAGGAAAATGAGAGCGCTTTAACCACCACGCTAAAAGACATGACCGGAATCGAAGGACTACTCATCATTCCTGAACTAAAAGACAATAATTACGACGAACTTGAAAAGAACTCTAAACTCCTGATTAACAAAAAGATTGGATTCGACACCAAAATGAGCGTTATCGCCGATCTTTCCAGAGTTATTAAAAAAGAAAAAATCAAAACACTTGGTTTGTCCGAAAATCAGATTAAAGATTTAGATAAAAACTTCGACCTCAACACCAAAAATGTGGTGGATGAAAAAGGTGCCGATAACGATCTTTCTTTCGGTGTGAAATCGGGATTAAGTATGGTTTTGATGTATGCAGTTTTCATGTTCATCATCATCTACGGAGTTCGCGTGATGCGCAGCGTTTTGGAGGAAAAAAACAACCGAGTCGTAGAAATCATTATCTCATCGGTGAAACCATTTGAACTGATGATGGGAAAAATTTTGGGCGTGACTTTAGTGGCTTTGACCCAATTTTCTGTTTGGATTACCATGGCTGTGATTGGCGCGATTTTTTTGAATACAGGATTTGCTGCGATGCAAAGCCAAATTCCCGGTGGTGCGCAATCTGCAGAAATGGTTCAAAAATTTGATTTTAAACAAATGGCGACAGAAGTTTCGCACATTCTTTTGGAAATGAATTTTCCGTTGATTATCTTCGTTTTTATCGTCTTCTTTTTACTCGGTTATATTTTCTACAGTTCGATGTATGCAGCGATTGGTTCTGCGGTTGACAACGAAACGGAAACACAACAATTTACCCTATTTGCAATTATTCCTTTAATGTTGGGAATGTACGGAAGTTTTACCATCATGAATAATCCGGAAGGACCGCTTGGATTCTGGTTGTCGATCATTCCCTTTACTTCGTCGGTCGCAATGATTGCGAGGATTCCGTTCGGAGTACCGATTTGGCAGATTGCGCTTTCCATGATCTTATTGATTCTTTCCACTTTGTTGATGATTTACATCGCAGCGAAAGTGTATCGTGTAGGAATTTTAATGTACGGAAACAAAGCCAGTGCAAAAGAACTTTGGAAATGGATTAGAAGTTAG
- a CDS encoding porin family protein yields the protein MKKIIFSTAILASTLLSAQIDLSSTRYGITAGPTYSRVTNAHNPSGPRYSLYAGLLALIPIDDSYQFYIQPEVEYLGAGESGKDKNAKGVDAYNAIYGNHYVSVPIYFKGYFSEDESEFFGMVGPKFNFLVGQKFNSSTPQRYTAEGDPTTGINGKASSFNFAVGLGIGYSYKRQLELALRYDLGITNTYKGLMNELTKDPNTAKKKSEQVISVGLSYIFE from the coding sequence ATGAAAAAAATTATTTTCAGCACTGCGATTTTAGCATCAACTTTACTCTCGGCGCAAATTGACTTAAGCAGTACGCGTTACGGAATTACAGCCGGTCCAACTTACTCCAGAGTAACAAATGCACATAATCCGTCCGGACCGAGATATTCACTGTATGCAGGACTTCTTGCGTTAATCCCGATTGATGACAGCTATCAATTCTATATTCAGCCTGAAGTGGAATATTTAGGAGCCGGTGAAAGTGGGAAAGACAAAAATGCAAAAGGGGTTGATGCCTACAACGCGATATACGGAAACCATTATGTAAGTGTTCCTATCTATTTTAAAGGGTATTTCTCGGAAGATGAATCGGAATTTTTTGGAATGGTTGGACCCAAGTTTAATTTTTTGGTTGGACAGAAATTTAACAGTTCCACTCCACAACGCTACACCGCTGAAGGCGATCCAACCACCGGAATAAATGGTAAAGCATCCAGTTTTAATTTTGCAGTTGGTTTGGGAATTGGATATTCTTACAAAAGACAATTGGAACTGGCTTTGAGATATGACTTAGGAATTACAAATACCTATAAAGGTTTGATGAATGAACTAACTAAAGATCCAAATACGGCAAAGAAAAAATCAGAACAGGTAATTAGTGTAGGTTTAAGCTACATTTTTGAATAA
- the sucD gene encoding succinate--CoA ligase subunit alpha — MSVLVNKDSKVIVQGFTGNEGTFHAGQMIEYGTNVVGGVTPGKGGSEHLGKPVFNTVADAVKEAGANVSIIFVPPAFAADAIMEAADAGIKVIVAITEGIPVEDMVKVKSYIADRDCRLIGPNCPGIITSDEAKIGIMPGFVFKKGRVGIVSKSGTLTYEAADQVVKAGFGVSTAIGIGGDPIIGTTTREALELFINDPETDAVVMIGEIGGGLEAEAARWYKANGSTKPVVGFIAGQTAPKGRTMGHAGAIVGGAEDTAQAKMAIMRENGVHVVDSPAEIGSTVAKVLG; from the coding sequence ATGTCAGTATTAGTAAACAAAGATTCGAAAGTAATCGTACAAGGTTTCACTGGAAATGAAGGAACGTTCCATGCAGGACAAATGATTGAATACGGAACCAACGTTGTAGGCGGTGTAACCCCGGGAAAAGGTGGTTCTGAACATTTGGGAAAACCAGTTTTCAACACCGTTGCAGATGCCGTGAAAGAAGCGGGAGCAAATGTTTCCATTATTTTCGTACCACCTGCATTTGCTGCAGATGCGATTATGGAAGCTGCAGATGCGGGAATTAAAGTGATCGTGGCAATTACGGAAGGAATTCCTGTAGAAGACATGGTTAAAGTAAAATCTTACATTGCTGACAGAGATTGCAGATTAATCGGACCAAACTGTCCAGGAATCATTACTTCCGACGAAGCGAAAATCGGAATTATGCCTGGTTTCGTTTTCAAAAAAGGTAGAGTAGGAATTGTTTCAAAATCAGGAACTTTAACTTACGAAGCTGCAGATCAAGTGGTAAAAGCAGGTTTCGGAGTTTCTACTGCAATCGGAATTGGAGGTGACCCAATCATCGGAACCACGACAAGAGAAGCTTTGGAACTTTTCATCAATGATCCTGAAACTGATGCGGTGGTAATGATCGGAGAAATCGGTGGTGGATTAGAAGCTGAAGCTGCAAGATGGTATAAAGCCAACGGTTCTACAAAACCTGTCGTTGGATTTATCGCAGGACAAACCGCACCGAAAGGAAGAACTATGGGACATGCAGGTGCAATCGTAGGTGGAGCTGAAGATACGGCACAAGCTAAAATGGCAATCATGAGAGAAAACGGAGTCCACGTGGTAGATTCACCCGCGGAAATCGGTTCCACGGTTGCTAAAGTTTTAGGATAA
- a CDS encoding UDP-3-O-(3-hydroxymyristoyl)glucosamine N-acyltransferase — protein sequence MRFNQAQTLKTIAELTGAKRIGDENFQVLGTNEIHMVKPGEIVFVNHPKYYDKALNSPATIILIDKEVDCPEGKALLVSDDPFRDFNKINTHFTRIYNFTEELHDIEVGEGTKIHPSAVIGNEVKIGKNCLIFPNVVIGDRTVIGDNVIIQANTVLGGDAFYYRKLNGNFDRLISVGNVVIENNVEIGNGCTIDRGVTDSTIIGEGSVLDNQIQIGHDTIIGKRCLIASQTGIAGCCVIEDEVTIWGQVGMASGVRVESGTVLLAKCGVNRDLKKGTYFGSIAEEFREYLRKEVKIKNLK from the coding sequence ATGAGATTCAACCAAGCGCAGACTTTAAAGACCATTGCTGAATTAACCGGCGCCAAAAGGATTGGCGACGAAAATTTTCAGGTTTTGGGAACAAATGAGATTCACATGGTAAAACCAGGTGAAATTGTTTTTGTGAACCACCCAAAATATTATGACAAAGCATTAAATTCTCCTGCAACCATCATTCTCATCGATAAAGAAGTAGATTGTCCGGAAGGAAAAGCACTTTTGGTTTCAGACGATCCTTTCAGGGATTTTAATAAAATCAACACTCATTTTACAAGAATCTACAATTTTACAGAAGAACTTCATGATATAGAAGTGGGTGAAGGAACAAAAATTCATCCTTCCGCAGTTATTGGAAACGAAGTGAAAATTGGCAAAAACTGTCTGATTTTTCCAAATGTTGTGATTGGTGACCGGACCGTAATCGGTGATAATGTGATTATTCAAGCCAATACCGTTTTAGGAGGTGATGCTTTTTATTACAGAAAATTGAACGGAAATTTTGACCGTTTAATTTCAGTCGGAAATGTGGTCATTGAAAATAATGTGGAAATCGGAAATGGCTGTACCATTGATCGTGGAGTTACGGATTCAACGATTATTGGTGAGGGTTCGGTTTTAGACAATCAGATTCAAATAGGGCACGATACCATTATCGGAAAAAGATGTTTAATCGCTTCACAAACGGGAATTGCAGGTTGCTGTGTGATTGAAGATGAAGTTACGATTTGGGGACAAGTGGGAATGGCTTCTGGAGTTCGTGTCGAAAGCGGGACGGTTCTTCTGGCTAAATGTGGCGTGAACAGAGATTTGAAAAAGGGAACTTATTTCGGTTCAATTGCTGAAGAATTCAGAGAATATTTAAGAAAAGAAGTGAAGATTAAAAATCTGAAATAG
- the efp gene encoding elongation factor P codes for MATSNDIKKGLCIEYSNDIYKVIEFLHVKPGKGPAFVRTKLKSVTNGKVIDNTFSAGHRIDEVKVITRKFQYLYEDDNGFHFMNNDDFSQIYINKEMIENAQFMKAGEEVTIILKEADESPLSAEIPPTVYLDVVEADPGVKGNTATNALKNAIVETGARVMVPLFIEAGDKIKVNTEDGSYLERVK; via the coding sequence ATGGCAACAAGCAACGATATCAAAAAAGGACTTTGCATTGAATACAGCAACGATATCTACAAAGTAATCGAATTCTTACACGTAAAACCAGGAAAAGGTCCTGCTTTCGTAAGAACAAAACTAAAATCAGTAACCAACGGAAAAGTAATCGACAATACCTTTTCAGCAGGTCATAGAATTGATGAGGTGAAGGTAATCACCAGAAAATTCCAGTATCTTTATGAGGATGATAATGGTTTTCACTTTATGAATAATGACGATTTCTCTCAGATCTACATCAACAAAGAAATGATTGAGAACGCACAGTTCATGAAAGCAGGTGAAGAAGTAACTATTATTTTGAAAGAAGCGGATGAATCTCCACTTTCTGCCGAAATACCACCAACGGTTTATTTGGATGTGGTAGAAGCTGATCCAGGTGTTAAGGGAAATACTGCAACCAACGCTTTGAAAAATGCCATCGTAGAAACCGGAGCAAGAGTAATGGTGCCTTTGTTCATCGAAGCTGGTGACAAAATCAAAGTAAACACAGAAGACGGAAGTTATTTAGAAAGAGTGAAATAG
- the lpxA gene encoding acyl-ACP--UDP-N-acetylglucosamine O-acyltransferase translates to MVHQLAAVDKRAKIKKNVIVEPFTTIAGDVEIGEGTWIGSNVTIMDGARIGKNCKIFPGTVISAIPQDLKFDGEDTQTIIGDGTTLRECVTINRGTKALGYTKVGSNCLIMATSHVAHDCIIGNNVIIANGCGIAGHVEIGDFTVMGGLSAVQQFGKIGKHTMISGGSLVRKDVPPYIKVGRDPISYAGINSVGLRRRGYTNEKIFEIQKIYRYLFQSKMNVSQATSIIEKEMLPTAERDEILEFIKNSPRGIVKGYGTGKE, encoded by the coding sequence ATGGTACATCAGTTAGCTGCAGTTGATAAACGTGCAAAAATCAAGAAAAACGTAATCGTAGAACCATTTACCACCATCGCAGGTGATGTGGAAATTGGTGAAGGAACTTGGATTGGTTCCAACGTTACGATTATGGATGGAGCAAGAATCGGTAAAAACTGCAAAATTTTTCCAGGAACGGTTATTTCAGCAATACCGCAAGATTTGAAATTTGATGGCGAAGATACACAAACCATTATCGGTGATGGAACAACTTTAAGAGAATGTGTCACGATTAATCGGGGAACAAAAGCACTTGGCTATACAAAAGTAGGCAGCAATTGCCTGATTATGGCAACTTCTCACGTAGCACACGACTGCATCATCGGAAATAACGTGATTATTGCAAACGGTTGCGGAATTGCAGGTCACGTAGAAATTGGTGACTTTACAGTAATGGGCGGTTTATCCGCAGTACAACAATTCGGAAAAATAGGAAAGCACACGATGATTTCAGGTGGTTCTTTGGTTAGAAAGGATGTTCCGCCTTATATCAAAGTGGGACGGGACCCGATTTCTTACGCAGGAATTAATTCTGTTGGACTAAGAAGAAGAGGCTACACCAACGAGAAAATCTTCGAAATCCAAAAAATTTACCGATACCTTTTCCAAAGTAAAATGAATGTTTCACAAGCAACAAGCATCATCGAAAAAGAAATGCTTCCAACTGCTGAACGTGATGAGATTTTAGAATTCATCAAAAACTCACCAAGAGGAATCGTGAAAGGTTACGGAACAGGGAAGGAGTAG